The genomic DNA AGCAAGCCCCATCAAAGAGACATAAACCTGACTATCAACAATATATGTTTTAAAAAAACTAAAAATAGGCTATGTTTTAAATTTTATGTTTTGAAATCACTTTCACCAAAATATACCGCCACTGCGAGGCATCAGCTGGTGGATTCTCTACGGCTTCCTCTCTTACCAAAAGTTCGTAAGTGTAGCCTTTTTCGTGGGTAAAACCTTCAATATCGTTATAAAAATACTGCCAATCTTGATCGTTTTTATTCCATTTGATGAGGAGACATTGTTTGCGCATAACGCCAGCATCACAAGGTTGTGTTTCTGGAGCCACCCAGATGTTTTTTTCTTGAGAAGAGGTGGTGGAATTCCTTTGGCACGCATAAATCCCCAATACGAATAATAGAAATACTATAATTTTTTTCATTGTAATTAAGCTTTAGATTTTAAAGTTTTAAATTTCAGCCAAGCCCAAGCGGAGAGCACAATCATCGTGGTGAGTGTAATATAAACCCACGCTGGCACAGGAATTGGGTCTCCTGCGGCGTAAGAATGCAAGCCTGTAAGGTAATAATTAACTCCAAAATAAGTCATAATCACCGTGCTGAATGCAAACATCGTCACCATATGAAAGATATATCTCCCCCTTAAACCTGGCACCAGACGCATATGAAGCACAAAGGCATAAACGATCACCGAGATAAACGCCCAAGTTTCTTTAGGGTCCCAAGACCAATAGCGCCCCCAAGATTCATTCGCCCAAACACCCCCTAAAAAAGTTCCAATCGTTAATGCGAAAAGCCCAATGGTAAGGGACATTTCGGAAACGGCAGAGAGCTCTTTGAGCGTGGTATCATGGTGTTTTTTGA from Riemerella columbina includes the following:
- a CDS encoding DUF4377 domain-containing protein, translating into MKKIIVFLLFVLGIYACQRNSTTSSQEKNIWVAPETQPCDAGVMRKQCLLIKWNKNDQDWQYFYNDIEGFTHEKGYTYELLVREEAVENPPADASQWRYILVKVISKHKI